The nucleotide window TAACGTGATACTAAATCTTGCTCTAATAGATTTTTATATCTTTTTAGATTTACTTCTATATTGTTTTTTTGATTTTGTAAAATTTGAAGATTTAGTTCTATCTCTTTTTTATTTGAATCAATATTTGATGAGTCAATTTCATATAAAATATCACCTTTTTTTACATTTGAACCTTCTTTTACATAAACTTCTTTTATGTAACCCATATTTCTGCTTGTTATGATTTTTTCATTATCTGATTCTACAGTTCCTGATAATTCTATTTGATTTCCAGCAAATAAATTTATACAAAAAAGTGTTGTTAAAAGTGCTTTTATCATTAGTTATTTTCCTCTTTAATATTTTGCCCTAAAATAAGATTTATATTTGCTAAAGCAAGAGATTTTTCATATCTTGCTTGAATTAACATAGATTCATTTTTTCTAAAATTTGCTTCTTGTGAAAGTAGAGTTGTCATAGAAATTAATCTATTTTTATACTGTAATTTTGCTTGCTCTAGTACATTACTTGCTAAGTTTTTTGCTTCAACTTTCTCTTTTAAAATAGCATCTTTAGCTTCTAAATCTAAAATTGCTTTTTTTAGTTCTAGTTTTATTGCATCTTTTAATTTTTCTTGATTTAAAGTTGCTTTTGCATATTCAATTTTTGATTTCTCTTTTTCAATATCTCTTGTTCCATCAAATAAAGTAAGTGAAATTCCAACTAAAGCCATATAATAATCTTTATCATCATCAAGTGTTAATTTATTATCGTTATAACCATATTCTAAATGAGAATAAACAGTTGGATAATATGCACTTTTTGCTATTTCAATACTTTTTTTAGTTGCATTTACTTGAATATCTTGCATTTTAACTTCATCTCTATTTTCTAATGCTTTTTTATATAATTCTTTTTCATTTGGGAAATGAAAATATCTATTTTCAAGTTCTTGTACATCATTTATTTCATCATTTGAACTAAGAAATCTAAGGTATGCTAAGGCTAATTGAAAATTATTTTTTGCTTCAATTAAACTAGCATTTATATTAAGCTCATAAACTTTTGCTTCATTTACATCAATCTTTGTAACAAAGCCTTCTTTATGAAAGGCATTTGCACCTTCAACTATTTTAGAAACAGCAATTTTTGCTTTTTCTAAAGCTTGTACAAAATCTTTTGCAACAACTGCACTATTGTATGCTTTTAAAACTTCAAGTTCTAAAGTTTTTTTATCAAGATTATATTTTAGTTCATTTGCTTTTTCTTGAAGTTTTAAAATATCTTTTTGATTAGATAGTTTAAAACCAGTAAAAAGTGGAATGTCATAAGTGATTTTTGTATTGAAATTGTTTCTAGCATCTGGATAATTTAAATCTACAGGCATTGTATTTAAACCTTCATTCATTTGAGCAAAACCAAAATCTCTAAAAGTTGCTTCTCTTGAAGAGAGTTTTGAGTTAAAAACATATCCAGCATGATCTGTTCTGCTAAATTCTTCAGTTATAGCTAATTTTCCATAATTTATAGAATCAATCATTTGTGAATCAAGTTTAGAAGAATCAATATTTAATTGTTGTTGTTGTAAATCTTTACTATTTTTCAAAGTTTGTTTCAAAACTTCATCAAAGTTTACACTTTGAGCATAAGTCATAGTTGCTAGGATTAAAGATAAATAAATCTTATGCATAAAAAGTATTCCTATTTTAATTTAAGTTTCTTATATTATATTGTAAAAAAGGTAATTATATCATTTATATTATAAAATAAAATTATATATAATTAATAGTTTTTATAATTATAATATATGATTATTTAAAGAATTTTATAGATATAATTATTTTTTTAAATTTGATAAAAAAACTTTTAATATTTTAATAAATATTTTAAACTTATGTTTATCTATTTTTTCTTAAAATTTATAGTTTTTGTATAAAAGGTCTATAATGAAAAAAATGTCCAAAATACCACTTGTGATTTTTCTTTTAATTTCATATTTATATTCAAATTCTCAAGAAAGATTAATACCAGCTATTACACCTATTGAGTGGCTAAAAACAAATATAAATAATCCAAAAGTTGTAATTGTTGATTTACGTCCTTATGATGAATATCAGAAAGGTCATCTTAAAAATGCAGTAAATATTCCAGGTTTAAAATCCTTATTTGATGAAAACTTTTTTATGCCAAAACTTGATATTTTAAAAAAAATATTTAGTGATGCAGGAATAGATTCAGAAAAATTAGTTGTTGCATATGATAATGGTGATTTTATTTGGGCAGCTAGATTTTATTGGATACTTCAAACTTTAGGTCATGAAAATGTTGGGATTTTAAAAGTTGCTTATGGAAAAGAACTGATGAATAATTTTGAAATTTCAACACAAGACACAGTTGCTTTAAAAAGTGAATTTATTCCAAGAATTGATAACTCAAAAATAGAAACAAAATTAAGTACTTTACTTTCAATAGGAAATAAAACTATTATTGATGGAAGACAAGAAGAACATTATGATGGTAAAAAATCAATAGCAAAAAGATTTGGACATATTCCAACAGCCAAAAACTATGCTTGTACACAAAATTTCCAAGTAAATACAACAGGAAATAAAATGAGAGAACTTTCAGAGTTAAAAGAAATTTATAAAGATATACCAAAAGATAAAAAAGTTCTTTTATATTGTGATGGTGGTGCTGATGCAGCGTTAAATTATATAGTTTTACAAGAATTGGGATATAAAGCTGCTGTTTATGATGGTTCTTGGGCAGAATGGGGAAATGATGACTCTGTTCCAATTGAAAATCCATCTAAAAAGTAGTTTGAAAATATGAAAGATTCCATAAAAAGTAAATTAATTCTTATTATTTTAGCTGTAACTTCAATCACGAGTGCTTTAGGTTATATTGGATTTGTTTCTTGGTATATGAATGAACAGTATAAAAAAACCTTAGAATTATCAAATACTATTGGAATTGTTATCTCTCAAGATGTTGGAAAACTTATTCTTTTAGATGATGTATCAGCAGCAGCTGATATATCGACTCAATTAAAATCTTTTACAAATCTTCAAAAGTTAGTTTTATACAAAAAAGATGCAAATGCAATACTTCAGTACAATATAGATAATAAAAGTTTTCAGGTAGAAAAAATAAATTTTGATAATATTGATAAAATTCTTAAATTTGATAATTTAGTAAAAATCTATCATAAAGTAATCTATCAAGGAACTTATTTGGGTGTTGTATCCTTTGAGTTCAAAATAGAATCTTTAAGTGATATTATTAAAAGAGACATTTTCATAATAATCTTGATTTTTTTATATGCTTTAGGAGTTTCTTTTTTACTTGCAAATTTTTTTGCTACAAAATTTACAGAACCAATTTTAAAATTAGTTTGTTTTCTTGAAAGAATTGATAAAACAGAAGCGTTAAGTAAAAGAGTTATTACAAATGAAACAAATGAATTTGGGAAACTCTATAAAGAAGTAAATAAAATGTTAGAAAGAATTGAAAATTCTTATTATGTATTAAAGGTTGCTTCTGCTGCTTTTGAGACACAAAGTGGAATGATAATAACTGATGCAAAACAAAAAATAATTCAAGTAAATAAATCATTTACAAAAATAACGGGATATACTTTAGATGAAGTTATAGGAAAAACTCCAGCTATTTTAAAATCAGGATTACATGATATAAATTTTTATAAAAATATGTATGATTCTTTAGAAAAGAATAACTTCTGGATAGGAGAAATAAATAATTTAAGAAAAGATGGAACAATTATCAATGAACATTTAATTATTCAATCAGTTTTAAATGATAAAGGTGAAATAATTTATTATATAGCATCTTTTTTAGATACAACTAAACAAAAAGAGATAGAAAACCAACTAGAAATAAATCAACAACTTTTATTACAACAATCTAAACTTGCTGCAATGGGAGAAATGTTAGAAAATATTGCCCATCAATGGAGACAACCACTTTCAACAATCACTACA belongs to Arcobacter defluvii and includes:
- a CDS encoding sensor histidine kinase; protein product: MKDSIKSKLILIILAVTSITSALGYIGFVSWYMNEQYKKTLELSNTIGIVISQDVGKLILLDDVSAAADISTQLKSFTNLQKLVLYKKDANAILQYNIDNKSFQVEKINFDNIDKILKFDNLVKIYHKVIYQGTYLGVVSFEFKIESLSDIIKRDIFIIILIFLYALGVSFLLANFFATKFTEPILKLVCFLERIDKTEALSKRVITNETNEFGKLYKEVNKMLERIENSYYVLKVASAAFETQSGMIITDAKQKIIQVNKSFTKITGYTLDEVIGKTPAILKSGLHDINFYKNMYDSLEKNNFWIGEINNLRKDGTIINEHLIIQSVLNDKGEIIYYIASFLDTTKQKEIENQLEINQQLLLQQSKLAAMGEMLENIAHQWRQPLSTITTLTSGILLNKELNILDDNFLKEGLNNITKSANYMSKTIDDFRDFYNNKIEKKEFFISESIEKSLVLLSSRLRKKDIVVIKDIKNISILGFENELIQVYMNILSNAIDSLENLNENVKLIKISSKIENNNLILEFLDNAGGVREDIINKIFDSHFSTKDKKVGSGIGLYMSKIIIDKSKGELKVSNKTFMYENKSYIGANFIIVLPLK
- a CDS encoding TolC family protein, with product MHKIYLSLILATMTYAQSVNFDEVLKQTLKNSKDLQQQQLNIDSSKLDSQMIDSINYGKLAITEEFSRTDHAGYVFNSKLSSREATFRDFGFAQMNEGLNTMPVDLNYPDARNNFNTKITYDIPLFTGFKLSNQKDILKLQEKANELKYNLDKKTLELEVLKAYNSAVVAKDFVQALEKAKIAVSKIVEGANAFHKEGFVTKIDVNEAKVYELNINASLIEAKNNFQLALAYLRFLSSNDEINDVQELENRYFHFPNEKELYKKALENRDEVKMQDIQVNATKKSIEIAKSAYYPTVYSHLEYGYNDNKLTLDDDKDYYMALVGISLTLFDGTRDIEKEKSKIEYAKATLNQEKLKDAIKLELKKAILDLEAKDAILKEKVEAKNLASNVLEQAKLQYKNRLISMTTLLSQEANFRKNESMLIQARYEKSLALANINLILGQNIKEENN
- a CDS encoding sulfurtransferase gives rise to the protein MKKMSKIPLVIFLLISYLYSNSQERLIPAITPIEWLKTNINNPKVVIVDLRPYDEYQKGHLKNAVNIPGLKSLFDENFFMPKLDILKKIFSDAGIDSEKLVVAYDNGDFIWAARFYWILQTLGHENVGILKVAYGKELMNNFEISTQDTVALKSEFIPRIDNSKIETKLSTLLSIGNKTIIDGRQEEHYDGKKSIAKRFGHIPTAKNYACTQNFQVNTTGNKMRELSELKEIYKDIPKDKKVLLYCDGGADAALNYIVLQELGYKAAVYDGSWAEWGNDDSVPIENPSKK